CAGCGCGCCGGTGGGAACGTCCCTTCATCGAGCCGGCGACGCCAGGATCAGGAAAGCCATGTTTGCCCCCCAAGTTGTCAAAGCGCCTTACCCCGACCTTGCATCGGCATGAAATCGTGCCACATTCGACACTGGCGGGCCGACCCATAAGGAAAAATGGATCATGCCCAAACAGAATGAACGTGAGCGCCTGGCCGACCTCGAGGCGCGCCAGCGCAGGAGGAGATTGCGGCGGCGCGCAGCGCGCTTCGCGCAAGATATGGTGCGATCGTTGCCGAGCTTCCTATGGAGGCGATCGGCGAGCGGGATTTTCGGGACATCCTCCAGCACGCAATCCGCGCCGGCGGCACTGCCGCCCTTCAGGCGCTCAAAGCGTTGCCGCCCGCTCCGGAGCCAATGTCTCCCGCTTCTAAATCCGCGGTCGCATCCCAAGGTCAGAAACCGGCCCCCGCCCGGATCGTCCCGCCGCTATCGGCTCAGTCTCATTTGCCGTCTGAAGAGCGCTGAACAATGGCTTCGGGCAGGAAAGTCGCCGAGTCGCCCCCTCGACGGCCGGTCACCGTTTTGGCAACAAAAAGGGCCACGACTCGCATAACAGGAACCAGTATCCATGTCGCTTTCCGACCTCATCGCCACGATCGCAGCCAATGAAGGTCTCGCCAAGACCGACGTCAAGAAGGTCGTCGACGGGCTTTTCGCGCAGATTGCCGAGGCGGCCGAAAAGGATGAGGAGGTTTCCGTACCCGGCTTCGGCAAGTTCAAGGTGAAGCACAGCGCCGCGCGCGACGGTCGCAACCCCTCCACGGGCGAGACGATCAGCATCGCGGCCTCCAGGAAGCTGGGCTTCACCCCTGCCAAGGCCCTCAAGGACCGGCTGAACGGCTGAACCGGACGGGCTCGGCCGACAGAGGCCGCGCTTCGATCAGCACTCCTGAAGCAGCGCCGGGCCGATCAGATCGATCGTCCGGCGCCTTCTCTATGGTGCGACATCGTCCCGCACACTCGCCTCCAGGACGCGGCAACGAGTGGCGGTCTCGATCGCGCTTTGCCTCCAACCTCGGTTCCAGCCTCCTGGCAATGCTGCCAGTCGTCAGCCTCGCCCGCTTAACGGGTACGCCCCCGTCAGGACAGCGATGCCTTGATGTGGTCGCGATGGGGTATTCGCCCAGTTCACGGCATGTTTTCGAATGGTCGACACTCCAAAAAGTCGAAGTGAATGAGGGTCAATGTGGATGAAAGCTTCCCGTCCCGGAAACGGTCCATGAAAAATCGTTGCGATGCTGCAACGGCTATTCATGAAAATGTCACGAAATCCCGTTTCGGACGAAAACCCACTATCATCGCTGGTGAGGTACGATACTCTCAAATTGTCCCGTAGAGCGAAAGATTCCAGCCGGTTGCGCAAGCAGGCTGAGGGCAAGAGCCGGGCGGTGAGCGGGACATGCGACCGGAAATGCCCGGGCGCGTGCAACGCAGATGGCGCGTCTTGCGCGCCGCCCTGCCTGGAGAGAAGACTGCCCAAAGGCGCTGCCCCTAGTGAGGAGAACGCCCATGTATATCGGTCCACAGCTCAGCGAATTCATTGGCAATTGCCGGATGGTGGAAGACGAATTTGCCTTGAAGGCCCTGCTTTGCGACATCACGCCATCGATCGGCTGCGAGCAGTTCGCGCTCGTCAGCCATGTCGATCTGGTCGGGCCGCCCCGCGAAGCGACCATCATCATGAACTATCATGAGGGTTGGGTCGAACGCTCGCTGCTCAGCAACTATTATATTGACGATCCGGTCCACGCGGCCAGCACGCGGACGGTCACCGCCTTCCTCTGGAGCCTCATTCCCTCGATGATCAGCCTCACCCAACGTCAGCTGCGCATCCTCGATGAGGCCCGCCCCTTCGGCCTCGTCGAGGGCCTCACCGTTCCCGTGCATTCGCCCGGCGAATATCGCGGCACCTGCTCCTTTGGAGGACCCGGGCCGATCGAGCTTACCGCCCAACTGCTGGGCGCGGTGCAGGTCATCGGCATGTTCTCCTTCGAGGCCGCGCGGCGGATCCAGTGCAAGCGCTGGGGCCTTGCGACCGGCGACGATCGCGTGCCGACGCTCACTCCCAGACAGCTTGACTGCATCGCGCTCGTCGCCTGCGGCAAGACGGACAGGGAGATCGGCATCATCCTCGAACTCTCCCCCCACACGGTACGGGATTATGTGGACGATGCGATGCGGCGCTACGATGTCTACAAGCGCACCGAGCTTGTAGCGCGATGCCTTTTCGACGGGCAGATCTGCTACAGATCCTTTTGCCGCTCCTAGGCTGACGCGGAGAAGCCCGGGCGTTGGGTAACGTCCTTGCCGCTGCCGCCCCTTGGATGGCCCCTTGCAACGGCAGACATGAGGTCTGACCGAATGCGCACACGCGCGCCCGGAGCGCCGCCGTCGCCTGTCACGCCATAACGGCGTCCAATGACCCACATCCGTGGGGCGATGATGCCCCTGGTCATCGCTGCCCGCCATCCCCCTTTTTCGCGGGATGGCTCCCCTCCCCCATCTGCGCGAACCTCGATCCGCAACAGGCAACAGCAGATAGGGAGCCAGAATGACCCACATCATTGAGGGCAGTCGCGAGCAGGAACATGCAGCGCTGCGATCGATGTACGCGGCGCGCAAGAGCGTCTTCGTCGATCTTCTGGGCTGGGATGTCCCGGTCCTCGAGGGCCAATATGAGATCGACCAGTTTGACGGGCCGCAGACCCTCTATCTGATCGCGGCCGAGCCGGACGGCACGCATCTGGGCTCCCTGCGGCTGCTGCCCACCAGCGGCCCGACGCTGCTCGGTGACATTTTCGATTTCCTGTGCGAGGCAGGTCCCCCGGCCAGCAAGGCAGTCTGGGAAATCTCGCGCTTCTGCCTGTCGCGCGAACTCAGGGCCGCGCAGCGGCGGCAGGTCCGCAACCGGCTGGTGACGATGGCGGCGCGCTTCGCGCTCGACAATGGCATCGAGCGCTATTGCTGCGTCGCCGACATGCCCTGGTTCAGCCAGATCCTGTCCTTCGGCTGGGAATGCCGCCCGCTCGGTCTCCCGCAGATGCTTCCCTGCGGCATGACGGGCGCCATGGAGATCAGCATCGACAGGGACACCCCTGCGCGCATGGCCGAAGCGGGCGTCTGGCAGGACACACCCGTTCATTTCGCGGCTGCTGCGGCGGCCTGAGGAGAAGCGACCATGGCAAATTTACCCGACATTGCCCCGCTCGCCGATCTTCACGCGAGCGCCCTGCTCGACCAGGGCTATTGCATCATTCCTGCCGCCCTCCCCGCCGCCTCGGCCCAAGACCTTGCCAAGGATCTCTCCGCGGATTTCGAGAGCGCTGCGGCCTCTACCGGTCCCTTCTACGGCAATGATACCAAGAGATTCGGCAGCCTGCTCAATCGCTCCCCGCATGCCCAGGCCTTCGTCCAGCATGACCTCATACTGGCGGTGGTCCGCAGGATCCTTGGCCCCTGGTGCGACCATGTCGCGCTCAACCTCACGCAGGCGATCGAACTCATGCCCGGCTCGATCGAGCAGGTGCCGCACCGCGACCAGGACATGTGGCCGTGCAGCCGCCTCATTGATCCCGACCTCCATGTCGAATTCCTGGTCAATGTGATGTGGCCCTTCACATCCTTTACCAGGGACAATGGCGCCACGCGGGTCTGGCCGGGCAGCCACCGGCGGCAGGAGGAGATGATCCTCGATCCAGACGACGCGATTGTCGCCGAGATGGAGCCGGGTTCGGCCCTTCTGTTTCTCGGATCGACGCTTCACGCGGGCGGCGCCAACAGGACCGATAGCCCCCGTCGCGGCATGATCGTCAGCTATGCACTGGGTTGGCTCAAGCCCTATGAGCTGCAATGGCTGGCTTATCCACCTGACGTGGCGAGGCAATTCGACCCGGACCTTTCGGACCTCGTCGGCTATCGCATCCATCGTCCGAACCTCGGCAATTATGAGGGCCGTTGTCCCTCGACGATGCTGCGCAACCCCGATGCCAAGGTGGGCGCCGTCGACGCGCTGGGCGACGAGCAGCATGCGCTGATCGAGACCTATCGCCGCGAAGGACTGTTGCCCTCCGTCGCCCCGTCCTGACGAAAGGCGAACAAGCATGGACATGACAAGGAACGGCGAGCCCATCGGTCCGCAGGAATCGGAAAAGGCCCGCCGCCAGGATCGCGCGCGGATCTGCCGGGCCCTCATGGAGGAACGGCGGCTGGTGCAGGCGGCCTTTGGGCAGAAATTATGCGCCAATTTCAATTGGGACATGCTGCTTGAACTTTATGAAGCGCAGAGCGAAGGACGGGACGTCTATCAGTCGGCGCTCTGCCTCTCGGCCGGCATACCGGATTCCAGCGCGCACCGTTGGGCAGCAAAGCTTGCCGCCCGAGGGGTGTTCGCGCGACGACATGACGATATGGACAAGCGGCGGATTATCGTCACCATGACGGACGACACCCGGCACGCTTTGGACCGCATCATGGACGGCCTTGCGCGATGGGCCCCGTGAGCCGGGAGTTGCGTCGCCGCCGCGCATCTATTATGATGCGTGATGACAGATGCGACAGGAACGAGCCGATGCGTACGACACTGGTCATAGATGATGATGTGATGGAAGCCGCGCGCGCCATCGCGGAGCATCAGAACCGTTCGATCGGCCAGGTCGTTTCCGATCTGGCCCGGCGCTCGCTGCGCGCCCCCGAAGCCGCACGCAGCCGCAACGGCATCGCCCTCCTCGCCGCGAAACCCGGCGTCGTGGTGACGCCAGAGATCGTAAATGCGCTGCGAGACGAGGCGCCGTGACCTATCTTCTCGACGTCAATGTGCTCGTTGCTCTGATCGATCCCAATCATGTCGGCCATGATGCCGCGCATCACTGGTTCGAGTCCATCGGCGCCAGGGCCTGGGCGACGTGCCCCATCACCGAAAATGGGGTCATCCGCATCGTGGGGAACGTCAAATATCCCTCGACCCCCGGTTCGCCAGCCGAGGTGGCGCGCATCATCGGGCAGATGCGGCAGTTGCCAGGGCACAGCTTCTGGGCTGACGATATCAGCCTGCTGTCCGACGAGCGGGTCGACGAGAGCCGGCTTCTCACCTCTGCGCAGGTTACCGACACCTATCTCCTCGCGCTTGCCGTGGCGCATGATGGCAAGCTTGCCACCTTCGACCGGCGGCTCTCGCCCAGGGCCGTCAGCGGCGGCAAGGCAGCCCTCCACCTCATCGGACATCAATGATGCGCACGGACCTCGACCATCTTCCCGCGGCCAAGCAGCGCGAGCTTGAGGAGGTCGTTCGCATTCTGTTCGCGGAATTTCGCGAGGCGACCGAAAATGCGACGGGCCGACGGAAATCGGCGCGCATCCTCAAGATCATCCTGTTCGGTTCCTATGCGCGAGGCGACTGGGTCGATGCGCCGTTCGACGCCAACCAGTATAAGTCCGACATGGATATACTGGTGGTCGTCAACCAGAAGGAAATGACCGACGTCGCCGCCTACTGGTCGGTGGCGGAGCAAAGGCTGATCGACGCCTATCTCATCGAGAAGCGGATCAATACGCCGGTGCATTTCGTCGTCCATTCGCTCCAGCAGGTGAACCAGGGCCTTGCCCATGGCCGGGTCTTCTTCATGGAGATCGCCGAACAGGGCATCGCACTCTATGATGCTGACGGCCGCGAACTCGCCAAGCCCAAGCCCAAGACGCCAAACCAGGCGCTGGAGGCCGCCCAGGAATATTTTGACGAATATTTCGGCGAAGCGATGCAGTGTTTCGAGGTCGCGAAATTCGGAATTGGAAAGTCGTTTGTAAAGAAGGCAGCGTTCGATCTTCACCAAACAACTGAACGATTATATCAAGCAATTCTGCTCACGTTGACGTTCTATACGCCGTACGATCACAATATCGCGTTCCTGCGGCTTCAGGCAGAAGGCCGCAATCAGGCGCTGTTCGACGTCTGGCCGCGCGGTACCCGAAAGGAACGGGCGATGTTCCAGAAGCTCAAGGACGCCTATGTGAAGGCGCGCTATTCAAAGCACTACCGGATCACCTCTGAGGAATTGAACTGGCTCGCCGAGCGGATCGAGATTTTGGGGCAGATGACGCATGAGATCTGCACCGCCCATATCGCGAATCTGTGCAGGAATGCTGCCCATTGAGGCGATGGAATTTAGGGCCACTACATCGTGATTTGTGCGTTGGCATTGGCTCTGACACCTTTACCAACGTCAAACCCAGAGGCCCTACAACGGCAAGGACGGGGACTTTCGAGACTGTCCACTTTGGAGAACGGAATTGGAAAAGCCGACGCTAATCGCCGCTACTGGGAGTGACGGGTAGAAGCTGAATGGGCGTAATTTCCGTCCATAACTCTCGCCCGGGAAATCCCCTGCTTGGATGGTTTTCTTGTTCCACCTATATCCTGCTGATGGCGGGGGCGCCGTGATCGGGGAACGACCGGACACTCCATCGCCGCGAGATTTCGAGATACTGCCGCAGTCACGGTGATGGCGGGCGTCGGCAAGGGGGTGCCGTTTGGAGACTGGAGACGTAATACCGCTTGCCAAGTGCTTTCCGGACGGAAAGCCATACACGCGCCGCAGGGACGTCGAGGAGGATCTGAGGAGGCTCGTCGTCTTGCCGCGCGAGGAAATCCTTGCCGCGCTCAGGATCCGCGACAGGTCGTCACCGCAACATCTGAAGTCCGAATGCATCGTCCATCTGATACGCGAGACGCGCACGGACAATGACGAGCGCTACTTCGGTGAACTCTACAAGGAGCTCATGCGCCGGATCGATACCGCCTTGCCGCGCGTCGCCGGAGAGCGGGTCGACGGGCAGGAGAATGTCCACGCCTCAGCAGCGCGGGACCAGATCGCCGGCAGGTTCCGGGAGAAGCTGTCCGAGGACCGAACCTCACCTGGAACCTGGCTGGACTACTACGAGGTGATGTTCGCCGACGCTATCGCAGCTTTGCGCACAACCCACATGGGGCGGGCGCGAAAGCAGGCCGCGCGCACCGAGACGATAGAATCCAACGATGATACGAATGAGCCCTCGCTCGCGGTGGAACGCGCCGTTGGAAGCTTCGACATTAAGGAGGAACTGCTCTCCGACGATCCGATTTACCGGTCGCGCCTCGCTGCTGCGATAAGAAACCTACCAGACAAGCACCGCAGAGTCATCGAGCTGACCATAAGGGATATACCAATCGATTCGTCCGACGATAGCGTCATGACGATCCGGAAGCTGATCGGC
Above is a window of Sphingobium sp. JS3065 DNA encoding:
- a CDS encoding HU family DNA-binding protein, with the translated sequence MSLSDLIATIAANEGLAKTDVKKVVDGLFAQIAEAAEKDEEVSVPGFGKFKVKHSAARDGRNPSTGETISIAASRKLGFTPAKALKDRLNG
- a CDS encoding LuxR family transcriptional regulator, which produces MYIGPQLSEFIGNCRMVEDEFALKALLCDITPSIGCEQFALVSHVDLVGPPREATIIMNYHEGWVERSLLSNYYIDDPVHAASTRTVTAFLWSLIPSMISLTQRQLRILDEARPFGLVEGLTVPVHSPGEYRGTCSFGGPGPIELTAQLLGAVQVIGMFSFEAARRIQCKRWGLATGDDRVPTLTPRQLDCIALVACGKTDREIGIILELSPHTVRDYVDDAMRRYDVYKRTELVARCLFDGQICYRSFCRS
- a CDS encoding acyl-homoserine-lactone synthase, encoding MTHIIEGSREQEHAALRSMYAARKSVFVDLLGWDVPVLEGQYEIDQFDGPQTLYLIAAEPDGTHLGSLRLLPTSGPTLLGDIFDFLCEAGPPASKAVWEISRFCLSRELRAAQRRQVRNRLVTMAARFALDNGIERYCCVADMPWFSQILSFGWECRPLGLPQMLPCGMTGAMEISIDRDTPARMAEAGVWQDTPVHFAAAAAA
- a CDS encoding phytanoyl-CoA dioxygenase family protein, whose product is MANLPDIAPLADLHASALLDQGYCIIPAALPAASAQDLAKDLSADFESAAASTGPFYGNDTKRFGSLLNRSPHAQAFVQHDLILAVVRRILGPWCDHVALNLTQAIELMPGSIEQVPHRDQDMWPCSRLIDPDLHVEFLVNVMWPFTSFTRDNGATRVWPGSHRRQEEMILDPDDAIVAEMEPGSALLFLGSTLHAGGANRTDSPRRGMIVSYALGWLKPYELQWLAYPPDVARQFDPDLSDLVGYRIHRPNLGNYEGRCPSTMLRNPDAKVGAVDALGDEQHALIETYRREGLLPSVAPS
- a CDS encoding MarR family winged helix-turn-helix transcriptional regulator, which encodes MDMTRNGEPIGPQESEKARRQDRARICRALMEERRLVQAAFGQKLCANFNWDMLLELYEAQSEGRDVYQSALCLSAGIPDSSAHRWAAKLAARGVFARRHDDMDKRRIIVTMTDDTRHALDRIMDGLARWAP
- a CDS encoding CopG family transcriptional regulator, producing the protein MRTTLVIDDDVMEAARAIAEHQNRSIGQVVSDLARRSLRAPEAARSRNGIALLAAKPGVVVTPEIVNALRDEAP
- a CDS encoding TA system VapC family ribonuclease toxin is translated as MTYLLDVNVLVALIDPNHVGHDAAHHWFESIGARAWATCPITENGVIRIVGNVKYPSTPGSPAEVARIIGQMRQLPGHSFWADDISLLSDERVDESRLLTSAQVTDTYLLALAVAHDGKLATFDRRLSPRAVSGGKAALHLIGHQ
- a CDS encoding nucleotidyltransferase and HEPN domain-containing protein; translated protein: MRTDLDHLPAAKQRELEEVVRILFAEFREATENATGRRKSARILKIILFGSYARGDWVDAPFDANQYKSDMDILVVVNQKEMTDVAAYWSVAEQRLIDAYLIEKRINTPVHFVVHSLQQVNQGLAHGRVFFMEIAEQGIALYDADGRELAKPKPKTPNQALEAAQEYFDEYFGEAMQCFEVAKFGIGKSFVKKAAFDLHQTTERLYQAILLTLTFYTPYDHNIAFLRLQAEGRNQALFDVWPRGTRKERAMFQKLKDAYVKARYSKHYRITSEELNWLAERIEILGQMTHEICTAHIANLCRNAAH
- a CDS encoding DNA-binding response regulator — translated: METGDVIPLAKCFPDGKPYTRRRDVEEDLRRLVVLPREEILAALRIRDRSSPQHLKSECIVHLIRETRTDNDERYFGELYKELMRRIDTALPRVAGERVDGQENVHASAARDQIAGRFREKLSEDRTSPGTWLDYYEVMFADAIAALRTTHMGRARKQAARTETIESNDDTNEPSLAVERAVGSFDIKEELLSDDPIYRSRLAAAIRNLPDKHRRVIELTIRDIPIDSSDDSVMTIRKLIGVKSEKTVRNRRNEAILMIRQALSIGDDND